The region cagtaCATCAGGCAGGCATTTTAGAGTATCActggcaaaaaagaaaacttacagaAACTCTTTAATTCCCAATGCAATACgcattttaaacaaggctaaataagcaatgtttttttaaatgctgggCATATGTGGTTTTACTTTTAGCTATTTATGACCtaatgtgagtgttagtgtgaatgtttgtatgttttcatgttgagcctcaacaaaaggtaattttctgtcacaatgtgagacaataaagttttttgaatcttgatATACAAGTAACATTTAGGGCCTTTGTCCAGAGAcaggtttttggttttttttgcgcTGTCAGCACCCACAACTTCcatttcagagcgcttctcaccagctctcattgttgctaggtaaccaaagttaacttctgcttccctcggtAATGTCCGttaggtgtgtgtttttagataGCTGTGTGCTGAAAACGCTGAACTgcattggttttgttttgaaaacggGCGCTGCACATTAAAAACACTCTGTGGACACAAGCCCCTAATAGCAAAATCAATACCGCTGAAAATAATGTAGCTAAAAGAAAGCCTTTTCACCATCTTTAAACGATAAAATAGTCAATTTATTTCACTTCAGTAATTTTATTGCAGCTATATCTGACTGTAAAGCAAACCGACAACACTTTGTCAAGTTCATGCGGCCTTAATGGCAGGTGTTCAAACGTAAATCTGTTTAAATCGATATAAAATAAGATtagataatcctttattcatCTCACAATGGAGAAATTTGCATATATAGTGCAACACAACTCAATATTTTaacaaaatgaaaccaatgcaaAAAGTTAGACAGCATCTTCAGCAGCTGGGGTGTTTGAAAATTATTATCTTTTAAAATACCTCAACAGAAGTCCTTTGTTTTAACAAACTTTCTAACCATCCAACTGAGCTTAAATTGAACTCAGTGAATTTATCACAAATAAATTCACCACCCAGCTCCCCAAAGAGGAAAATTGTTTTATCCATCTTGTACCAAAGGTTTAATTGGTAAACTCTATACTCCCATGACCATTTACATAATTTAAAGAGCAATATTTGGCATCCTTGTATCCATATAGTATTGCTACATAGAATATTTGcatatatttatttctaatcCCTAAtacaggagaggggaggaatgCTGGACACATCTCTCAAAGGTTCAACAGCAGTGAAAACTACAGCTTTTAACTAAACATGTGATTTAATTAGAGCATCTCTCCagataaaaacagataaaagtatAAGGAATCTGTTCACCCACCTGTAGTATGAGCTCCTGAAGCTGTGATTGTTTTTGCTTAATCCTCTCCAGCCGTCTTTGTCTCTCCACCTAAAAGTAAAAAGGACAGGAATGATGATGTAGAATTATGACAAAAGGAAATTACAATGTGCAAAATACAAAAGATTTAATAACATCCAAGTTTATTTACCTCTAGGTTTTGGCACTCCTGCGCTGAGTTTGTGGGAAGGCCTATccactttatttctttcttctctttcgaGATAATGTTCATGGCCATGAGCACATTGAGTGCATCGTACACACGCCGCCGAATGTTCTTCTGGTCATACACATGCTAAAATAGAGGAAAaatcatgaatatattcaggaTAATGTATAAAGCACGATATTCCCTTTTTTCCTACTTCACATTTTTCTGTAAGGTCCTACATAAGCTCTCGTCTCTGTGAGAAAATGTTGTGCAGTTGTTGCACTCACCGAGTCATTGGGTGACATGTGGTTGTCTGCAGAGCTGAATTCTGCAACCAGCTCATCTGCCACTTCATTGTAGGTGGTTACTCCCTTCTTCTGCACCTTCTCACACACTTTCATGGAGAAATGCCTTAAGCCCTTTCcattcttctctccttttttacCTCGTTTCCTGTGGACAGAGAGCCTCAATGTCACTCACTATGACCGATGTGTCAAACATTAAGAATCATCTCCCGTGAATCAATGTGTTTAAGACTCACCCTGATGACCAGGGAGAGGCATCAGAAGGTTGACTCTGAGCAAGGAACTGAGAACTGGGAGTATGGGGACTGTTTACCAAAATGGCATTGGGTATCGTAGGCCTCTGTGGTGTTCCGATCACCTTCGAAGGAAAGAGCAAAAGAAAGGaatgaaaacattgaagagTTATagtgagtgttttttaaatctgcagtcAAGTTCGTAAAATGAACTTTAAAACAGAGTTTGCTGGTTAGGATATTTCCTGCTGTTCACATTTTATTGTAGTCACCTGAACAGAAAGCGAACATCataatgaaaccaaaactaGTAGATCAAAGCTGCGTATAAacgttttgttgtttattatgcacatttctgctgcaggctgcagacTGACTGGTTGATACAAGGATGAGCTGAGTTCATAATAACAGGAACCCTACATTTTAATATGGACAATATAAACTCAGATCTTTAACTGCTACAAGGCTGCATGACAGCTGCAGTTTAATGACTGATTGTACCTAatttgtgattaaaaaagtTCCTTATAACACATTATTCAGGTTATTAATACCACATTAATTTGGAAAAAGATACCAGTAagtgtttttgacatttttaaattaatatttctttttaaaacaaaataaaatgtcgtccctaataataaaaataataattattgtcGAAGATATGTGATATATTCCTTCTCTAAGGTGATGTCTAAGCTGATTTGCGTTATGTATACATTTCTATGTATATAATGGGATGATGGGTGTAATCCTGCTGACTGTAGAGTCGATAAGCTTAGGCTCAACGGCCTCCACCCGGTCACCTCACAATGATAATGGAGGGGCTTACACAACAGTAAGACAGCTGCGAAAACTTGCAAGcagatatacaaataaatacatctttcAGTCGGTCACAATTTAGAAAGCAGAACTTTTCATTTCTAGGTTCTGAGTAAGGAGCGCATAAAGGCCTGATATTTTAAGCCCAAAAAGGATGATAGTTGTGTGGAGCACCACTCACCATGTGTGGCACATGTTGCATGTGTGCAGCAATATTCACATTGGATGGCCCAAGAGTTTTGGGTAGTAACTGTTTGGCCACGGGAGCTGCTGTAGGCTGGACAGTAACCAAAGATAGGACACCTGACAGGAGACATGAGAACATCAGTGATAAGTCCAGCTCTTCATTGATACTCTGTTGCCCCCTATTGTCCAACTACATGCACAATGACCTATACATGAAGAACATTGTTTCCATTAAGATGAATGTGGCACCAAAACAATTGTAGATACCTTTGCTGGGGCTCAGATTCTGATCGATGAAAACCTTCAGCTCTCCATTTGTTTCTATCAGACCAGCCTacaaaaaggataaaaaaaaaatacttttatacctcaaaaaccacaacacttaagtcaaaatgtaacaatatTACAAATTtgattcgttttttttttttttaatttttactcaCATCTTTAGCCATGATCCCAAAGGACCGGAGGAGTTGAGCTTCAggctaaaatgaaaatgatcttttttgtcacttttccGACCCTGGAAGACACAGAGAGCAGTGCTGAGTTTATAATTACATTCAAAACCTCACAATTAAGCCCAAAGTACACCCCATTCTATAAAACCATTTTTTGCAGAGGCCCATCTGAAATGTCAGCTGCAAGCACATTGCACAAAGCTACATCTCAAAATGTTACCGGTTGTTCTCCTTGAAGAAAATCAGATTATTTTACTTCCATGAGCCTCTGAGGGCGATTTATAAATGCACAGTGCATGAAGACCAGTGTATAAAACCTCCCTCTTGATGCTCACAACTTTTACTAGAACAAGTGTGCAAAGGCCTACTTCAGGTACCGAGCACGTCCGGAGGAAAGGCATCGTCGAACTTCTGCTACAGGTCACGCAAACATGCTAACTTTTAACACACAAGCTGCAAAACTCTTAATGTGAGCTTTAGTGGAAGCACCgcatggtaacacacacactccggtTGCAGGCGGTAGCAAAAGCATTAATTTCCCACGACGATACCAATTCATCTTTTTGTTGAATGTGGCTAGCTCTCAGTCCCTGCTAACAGTTAGCTCTGCACTGAGCTTGCTTTGCGTTAGCTAGCCAGTTAGCGTGTGCAcgttttcaaaaaaaatgtttcacgtTCAAATTGAGCGATTATTTGGTTCCGTGCTGGAGATCCCTGACACAGTTCAGCATGGTcgaacataaaaaaagaagtgcatTTGCATTTCGCATGGGTGAATTAAGTTGAAATAGTGATTCTGGTGCACTTACGAGTGCACTCTCCTGTTTCTTCgacggctgttgttgttggcatTTGAgaatggaggaagaggaggtctaAATCCCTACCAAACAGGAAACATACTGAGCACTGTTCAGCtacttttttatacattttaagttAGTTTCCAAACACAAATTATAATGCAAGTGTTAAATATGTAActcgtgtttgtgttttgtacttttgtttctctgcatTAGGTGTTAAACTGTcctctaaatgtttgtttgtgttgtgtttttttagctctctgtgcATGCAAGGTAAATCCCCACCTATGGGCAATAAAGATTGAATTCATCCATTATACTGTGAGCAGTGTATGCTGTTTGAAGCTGCAAACAAATAGGTcgttttcaattaaaaaaaaaaccactcagAGTAAACAACTTAACTGTGAAATAAAAGCGAGGTTTACTTTATTCAGATTGTAAATAAAACTCTTTGACTCACTTTGTAATGAGATTGCTGTTgatgtttaattgtttattgGCAGTTATTGATCTTTACTTGTCAGATGTATATCCATCATAACAATGAAACCATCATCACAAAGTTTTATAAAGAcaacataattattattatttttaaatttgctaatattgtgttttttactcatagtgtgtgtttggacaacctgctgctgtaacgccacaatttcccagtttgggatcaataaagtaattatattctattctattatattatatt is a window of Labrus mixtus chromosome 13, fLabMix1.1, whole genome shotgun sequence DNA encoding:
- the LOC132986760 gene encoding transcription factor Dp-1-like — encoded protein: MAKDAGLIETNGELKVFIDQNLSPSKGVLSLVTVQPTAAPVAKQLLPKTLGPSNVNIAAHMQHVPHMVIGTPQRPTIPNAILVNSPHTPSSQFLAQSQPSDASPWSSGKRGKKGEKNGKGLRHFSMKVCEKVQKKGVTTYNEVADELVAEFSSADNHMSPNDSHVYDQKNIRRRVYDALNVLMAMNIISKEKKEIKWIGLPTNSAQECQNLEVERQRRLERIKQKQSQLQELILQQIAFKNLVQRNRQTEQQAIRPPPPNSIIHLPFIIVNTSKKTVIDCSISNDKFEYLFNFDSMFEIHDDIEVLKRMGMACGLEVGKCSPEDLKVARSLVPKALEPYVIEMAKGPISNVYITGGSSANGTRYPASSDGCTDGTMASSSNDSHYSGSRVETPVSYMGDDDDDEEYDENEDED